The Desmodus rotundus isolate HL8 chromosome 3, HLdesRot8A.1, whole genome shotgun sequence genome includes a region encoding these proteins:
- the CCN1 gene encoding CCN family member 1 has protein sequence MRFFAASTLVAFVVIVNLDKRARATCPDACHCPLEAPKCAPGVGLVWDGCGCCKVCAKQLNEDCSKTQPCDHTKGLECNFGASSTALKGICRAQSEGRPCEYNSRIYQNGESFQPNCKHQCTCIDGAVGCIPLCPQELSLPNLGCPNPRLVKVTGQCCEKWVCDEDRAKDPMEDSDDFLGKGPTFDASEVELTRNNELIAFGEGGSLKQLPVFGMEPRILYNPSLHGQKCIVQTTSWSQCSKSCGTGISTRVTNDNPECRLVKETRICEVRPCGQPMYSSLKKGKKCSKTKKSPEPVKFTYAGCSSVKKYRPKYCGSCVDGRCCTPQQTRTVKMRFRCEDGEMFSKNVMMIQSCKCNYNCPHASEAAFPFYRLFNDIHKFRD, from the exons ATGAGGTTCTTCGCGGCCAGTACACTTGTCGCCTTCGTCGTCATCGTCAACCTGGACAAGCGG GCGCGCGCCACCTGCCCCGACGCCTGCCACTGCCCCCTAGAGGCGCCCAAGTGCGCCCCGGGAGTCGGGCTGGTCTGGGACGGCTGCGGCTGCTGTAAGGTCTGCGCCAAGCAGCTCAACGAGGACTGCAGCAAAACGCAGCCCTGCGACCACACCAAGGGGCTGGAATGCAATTTCGGCGCCAGCTCCACCGCTCTGAAGGGGATCTGCAGAG CTCAGTCAGAAGGCAGACCCTGTGAATATAACTCCAGAATCTACCAGAACGGGGAAAGTTTCCAGCCCAACTGTAAACATCAGTGCACATGTATTGATGGTGCTGTGGGGTGCATTCCTCTGTGTCCCCAAGAACTTTCTCTCCCCAACCTGGGCTGTCCCAACCCTCGACTGGTCAAAGTTACTGGACAGTGCTGTGAGAAGTGGGTCTGTGATGAGGATCGTGCCAAGGACCCCATGGAGGACAGCGATGATTTCCTGGGCAAGGGGCCCACATTTGATGCTTCTGAGGTGGAGTTAACGAGAAACAATGAATTGATTGCATTTGGAGAAGGTGGCTCCCTGAAGCAGCTCCCCG TGTTTGGAATGGAGCCTCGCATCCTATACAACCCTTCTTTACATGGCCAGAAATGTATCGTTCAAACAACTTCATGGTCCCAGTGCTCTAAGAGCTGTGGAACTGGTATCTCTACACGAGTTACCAATGACAACCCTGAATGCCGCCTGGTGAAAGAAACCCGGATTTGTGAAGTGCGGCCTTGTGGACAGCCGATGTACAGCAGCCTGAAA AAGGGCAAGAAGTGCAGCAAGACCAAGAAATCTCCCGAACCAGTCAAGTTTACTTACGCTGGATGTTCAAGTGTGAAGAAATACCGGCCCAAGTACTGCGGCTCCTGCGTGGATGGCCGATGCTGCACGCCCCAGCAGACCAGGACTGTGAAGATGCGCTTCCGCTGCGAAGACGGGGAGATGTTTTCCAAGAACGTCATGATGATCCAGTCCTGCAAATGCAACTACAACTGCCCGCATGCCAGCGAGGCTGCGTTTCCCTTCTACCGGCTGTTCAATGACATTCACAAATTTAGGGACTAA